Proteins co-encoded in one Gracilimonas sediminicola genomic window:
- the recB gene encoding exodeoxyribonuclease V subunit beta has product MSKPLAVFEAPLKGISLVEASAGTGKTYNIASLYVRAILEKGLEPSQILVMTYTEAATAELKFRLRSRLKESLQAIKSNEAGNDGFLENLISQGYDDAEAKLKSAIDRFDEAAVFTIHGFCSRLLTEYSLQFGVSPNFELLTDQSEVLQDCVDDYWRSFIRGAETYSNDFLLLDYLTDEGFGPDELKSVVDEIMNQPNSEVIPANYNLERLYSLVDRLRDKFKEVQVLWEDEGETLEEIYRGDDLNRGIYRKSTEESDWLILREWLNNDSAKIWYSDRLEKFGTKLSRSGKKSAPDIPVLKISRAIDEYMEIADRLKMLKIAFIQESIDQIRNDFEKQKENSNLLTYSDLLELSEQGLSADSSGKLAERLSVKYPLALVDEFQDTDPIQYSIFKQIYYKRGDAALFMIGDPKQAIYGFRGADIFTYLEAKKDSDDAQSYTLSENHRSNSRMIEGVNELFGQSASPFLIDGFSFNPAHFPSQKEDSPYLKSKSGEAVTPLQAITLDEDEYTSKGALEEDIYTAVCNEVTELLSGEYTLNGREVEEKDIAILIRKGFQGEKIQQMLREKGLKSVLKSRTSVFQTREADELLLVLKSIQKISNEQGIRAALSTELLGYTAGDIYPLLQDEQKWAKIIQQFVQLKEIWDKQGIEAALERLLQEFGVLGRLSVFKDAERRITNLMHLSELLGQAQREQRVQGKALLKWFHQKQQEGSADSDDEQLRLESDEDLIQISTIHSSKGLQYPIVLCPFLWDSGADVKSTDILKFHSDGMNYIDISQGISHSEREKYELLTIEQQMAEEVRLSYVALTRSIASSFVFIPNYKKIDQSPLSSILHGKNESDSGSFDSLLSILNKCGHIEVRDPADGKPAKGDQESEAASTLKSAQFRRKDMYQYPRMLSYSSLTEGKSHTDSAHDYDELFYQFENKAPLTHDKFGFPRGANAGTFLHKIFEDISFNSPKNLEQVIIDNLNYYGFEEIWKTPVQKWVEDALAMELGNPPVCLSTLKDTNVLKEMEFYFPVQNLQVGEIWEMIRGEKPGSADLDHASGFIKGFIDLIFRYGDSYYILDYKSNHLGDTPADYSSENLSQAIKDSGYDLQYHIYSLALHRFLRKRVADYDYEQHFGGVLYLFLRGLDKDKPGSGVFFDKPDFELISQLNHYFEQGGNQ; this is encoded by the coding sequence ATGAGCAAGCCATTAGCTGTTTTTGAAGCACCTCTGAAAGGCATAAGCCTGGTGGAGGCCAGTGCTGGAACGGGTAAGACCTATAACATTGCCTCATTGTACGTGCGGGCTATACTGGAGAAAGGACTTGAGCCTTCTCAAATCCTGGTAATGACTTATACAGAGGCTGCTACCGCAGAATTGAAGTTCAGGCTGAGAAGTCGCCTTAAGGAATCGCTACAGGCAATTAAAAGTAATGAAGCCGGTAATGACGGGTTTTTGGAAAATCTTATTAGCCAGGGCTATGATGATGCGGAAGCTAAGCTAAAATCAGCAATAGATAGGTTTGATGAAGCAGCGGTATTCACCATTCATGGCTTTTGTAGCCGCTTACTAACTGAATACAGCCTTCAGTTCGGAGTATCACCCAACTTTGAACTGCTAACGGATCAATCAGAAGTGCTCCAGGATTGCGTGGACGATTACTGGAGGTCATTTATAAGGGGGGCTGAAACCTATTCTAATGACTTTCTGCTGCTTGATTACCTTACAGATGAGGGGTTCGGCCCGGATGAGCTGAAGTCGGTGGTGGATGAAATTATGAATCAGCCAAATTCAGAGGTTATACCGGCTAATTATAACTTAGAAAGATTATATAGTTTAGTTGACCGACTAAGGGATAAATTTAAAGAGGTACAAGTACTCTGGGAAGACGAAGGGGAAACTCTTGAGGAGATTTACAGGGGAGATGATTTAAACCGCGGTATTTACCGAAAAAGCACAGAGGAAAGTGACTGGCTTATTCTCCGGGAATGGCTTAATAATGACAGCGCAAAAATTTGGTATTCGGACAGGCTTGAAAAGTTTGGGACCAAGTTAAGCCGTTCAGGGAAAAAGTCTGCTCCCGACATTCCGGTGCTAAAGATATCCAGGGCCATAGACGAGTATATGGAAATAGCGGACCGGTTAAAGATGCTGAAGATTGCATTTATACAGGAGTCAATAGATCAGATAAGAAACGATTTTGAAAAACAAAAAGAGAATAGCAACCTGCTAACCTACAGCGACTTACTTGAATTATCTGAACAAGGATTGAGTGCTGACTCCTCCGGTAAATTAGCAGAACGGTTAAGTGTAAAATATCCTCTGGCATTGGTGGATGAATTTCAGGATACGGATCCTATACAGTACAGTATTTTCAAGCAGATTTACTACAAAAGAGGGGATGCTGCTTTATTTATGATTGGCGATCCCAAGCAGGCCATCTATGGGTTCAGGGGGGCGGATATATTCACCTACCTGGAGGCCAAGAAAGATTCAGATGATGCTCAATCCTATACTCTGAGTGAGAATCACCGGTCTAACAGCAGAATGATTGAAGGGGTTAACGAATTATTCGGGCAATCAGCTTCTCCTTTTTTGATAGATGGGTTTTCCTTTAATCCAGCCCATTTTCCTTCTCAAAAAGAAGACAGCCCTTATTTAAAAAGTAAATCCGGAGAGGCAGTAACTCCACTTCAGGCTATAACCTTGGATGAAGATGAATACACCTCTAAAGGTGCACTTGAGGAGGATATTTATACAGCTGTGTGCAACGAAGTAACGGAGTTGTTATCCGGCGAATACACCTTGAATGGCCGTGAAGTTGAAGAGAAAGACATCGCCATTTTGATCAGGAAAGGATTTCAGGGCGAGAAAATTCAACAAATGCTGCGGGAAAAAGGGCTGAAAAGTGTGTTAAAATCCCGAACCAGTGTATTTCAAACCCGGGAAGCTGATGAATTACTGCTTGTGCTCAAGTCCATCCAAAAAATCAGTAATGAGCAGGGAATTCGGGCTGCATTATCGACCGAGTTGTTGGGCTATACCGCCGGGGATATTTACCCTTTACTTCAAGATGAGCAGAAATGGGCAAAAATCATTCAACAGTTTGTTCAACTGAAAGAAATATGGGATAAGCAGGGCATTGAAGCGGCATTAGAGCGATTGTTGCAGGAGTTTGGTGTGTTAGGGCGACTATCGGTATTTAAGGACGCAGAGAGGAGAATTACAAACCTCATGCATCTGTCCGAGTTGTTAGGCCAGGCTCAAAGAGAACAGCGGGTGCAGGGAAAAGCTCTGTTGAAATGGTTTCACCAAAAGCAGCAGGAAGGCAGCGCCGACTCTGACGATGAACAGTTGCGGCTGGAAAGTGATGAAGACCTCATCCAGATTTCAACCATACACTCTTCCAAAGGACTTCAGTACCCAATCGTACTGTGTCCTTTTTTGTGGGATTCCGGGGCCGATGTAAAATCGACTGATATATTGAAGTTTCACAGCGATGGGATGAATTACATTGATATCAGTCAGGGGATTTCTCATTCGGAGCGGGAGAAGTATGAATTACTTACGATTGAGCAGCAAATGGCGGAGGAGGTCAGGCTTTCATACGTGGCCTTAACACGATCGATAGCTTCGAGCTTTGTGTTTATTCCCAATTATAAGAAGATTGATCAATCCCCATTATCATCAATACTGCACGGCAAGAATGAATCAGATTCAGGTAGTTTTGATTCTTTATTGTCCATTCTTAACAAGTGCGGTCATATTGAAGTACGTGATCCGGCAGATGGTAAGCCCGCCAAAGGAGATCAGGAATCGGAGGCTGCTTCAACTCTTAAGTCGGCCCAATTCCGAAGAAAGGATATGTATCAATACCCGAGAATGTTGAGTTATTCATCCCTGACGGAGGGAAAGAGCCATACAGACTCAGCTCATGATTACGATGAGTTATTCTACCAATTCGAAAACAAAGCCCCGCTTACCCACGATAAATTTGGGTTCCCGAGAGGGGCGAATGCGGGTACTTTTCTGCACAAAATTTTCGAGGATATATCGTTCAATTCTCCCAAGAACCTTGAACAGGTAATCATTGATAATTTGAATTACTATGGGTTTGAGGAGATATGGAAAACCCCCGTTCAGAAATGGGTAGAGGATGCCCTGGCCATGGAACTGGGCAACCCGCCGGTCTGTCTTTCAACCCTCAAGGATACCAATGTGCTAAAAGAGATGGAGTTCTATTTTCCTGTCCAAAACCTGCAGGTAGGTGAAATTTGGGAGATGATCAGGGGAGAGAAACCCGGGTCGGCAGATCTCGATCATGCTTCGGGATTCATAAAAGGGTTTATCGATCTGATTTTCAGGTATGGAGATAGCTATTATATCCTTGATTATAAGTCCAACCATCTTGGAGACACTCCGGCTGACTATTCGTCTGAAAATCTTTCTCAGGCAATCAAAGATTCAGGCTACGATTTACAGTATCATATTTATTCCCTGGCACTTCATCGGTTTCTTAGAAAAAGAGTCGCTGACTATGATTATGAACAACATTTTGGTGGAGTTCTCTATCTTTTTTTGCGAGGTTTGGATAAGGACAAGCCCGGTAGCGGAGTGTTTTTCGACAAACCGGATTTTGAGTTGATCAGCCAATTGAATCACTATTTTGAGCAGGGAGGGAATCAATGA
- a CDS encoding exodeoxyribonuclease V subunit gamma gives MFKTYHSQSLQTLARHFSGIIKPDNQNPFSKPWVIVQNNEIKEWLSLKIAEEQGIAGNFRFIFPSEFLWMLYRLQKDEIPQVLPADLNSMHWTLFELLSSNKNLLDQIPFYDSGSDTSKKRFQLCGQLADIFDQYQVYRPEMMESWLQRQLATKDPNERWQLSIWNALNKQWTSTENIEHLPSRSQAYSELVEWLDDAGHELWNGIPGNVYVFGLSHLSKPFIEIISRIGKKHDVHFFSSEKADDHSNEDLKLLLDDWGRSTHEQLQLLKEILDKNEVPAETVAPKTDEEVSFPAFKVHSCHNIRREVQVLKDEVLRYMDNNPQCRFSDVLVMIPDVEAYSGMLETVFTNDEGEPAVPVSKLSGRSYHSSEHTLSELLELLSSTFKASALLQLLNHEPVKDKFSFSDADLELIEEWVLENRIYQGVGNDFNNRYSWKKGVNQLLSGFSMEPETLNVYQEMVPYGRISSSDDAMLSARLAHFIHLLRSAAEEIANQKTPVEWIVFTRRLIDDFIGDENTQNFQAGTLRKMLDKLKEQASFTTFSQEVPFTLMKDWLVGQISNHDSSSGRFGQGVTVSSYIPYRSVPFRFIALLGMNESVFPRKAIRPEFDLIYADPKPGDRILKEDDTYLFLETIQAAREHLHISYRGQDQHSESTRLPSILVQQLLDVFFESQKEGIIRHSLHPFNKQYFVGDNPNSYSDLNRQLSERMQMGKREGQPVFIDQKLTSIEKEPPEQAHLSDLISFFNSPSKYILQNQLSLSSYNEFKEISDRESFKLNSLERYKLDHLLFEMLQKNETVGMVRKYASAAAMIPEALEGEKVFNREKESVADLLKHLKSYTEADERTEEISIEIAGIQLYGPIHGLYGDLLVSYRVGQRRAEHEVEHWLKHLVLLQSGYNLNRSLYLSKDGADIEILEIRSSDIQSNPLSEYVKLLSAKIPILHKAAFFPQSSKAYAKAILDGKDTEEAVKKARAKWEVNPHKSYAEEADYYNSLLWRGYDPIESEVFKENALKFWEPFLQAQREEEE, from the coding sequence ATGTTCAAAACTTATCATTCACAATCACTACAAACGCTTGCACGTCATTTTTCCGGGATCATAAAACCGGATAACCAAAACCCTTTCTCTAAGCCCTGGGTTATTGTTCAAAACAATGAAATTAAGGAGTGGCTGTCGCTTAAAATAGCGGAAGAGCAGGGTATAGCGGGGAACTTTCGGTTCATTTTTCCTTCCGAATTTTTGTGGATGCTTTACCGGCTACAAAAGGACGAAATTCCCCAGGTTTTACCTGCCGACTTAAATTCAATGCATTGGACTCTCTTTGAACTGCTTTCATCCAATAAAAACCTTTTGGATCAAATACCCTTTTACGATTCTGGCTCTGACACTTCAAAAAAGAGATTTCAACTGTGCGGACAGCTGGCCGATATATTTGATCAGTATCAGGTGTATCGACCGGAAATGATGGAAAGCTGGCTACAACGGCAATTGGCTACGAAAGATCCGAATGAGCGCTGGCAGCTATCTATTTGGAATGCTTTAAATAAACAGTGGACCTCAACCGAAAATATTGAGCATTTACCGAGCAGATCTCAAGCCTATTCAGAGCTGGTAGAATGGCTGGATGATGCCGGCCATGAGCTTTGGAACGGAATACCCGGGAATGTGTACGTATTTGGTTTATCCCACTTGTCAAAGCCGTTTATAGAGATCATAAGCCGCATTGGGAAAAAGCACGACGTTCATTTTTTCTCTTCGGAAAAGGCTGATGATCATTCAAATGAGGACCTGAAACTTTTACTGGATGATTGGGGGAGATCCACTCACGAACAGCTACAGCTGCTAAAGGAAATATTGGACAAAAATGAAGTTCCCGCAGAGACTGTTGCCCCGAAAACAGATGAGGAGGTATCCTTCCCGGCGTTCAAAGTACATTCCTGCCATAACATTCGTCGCGAAGTACAGGTGCTGAAAGATGAGGTGCTTCGGTATATGGATAATAACCCTCAATGCAGATTTAGCGATGTATTAGTCATGATTCCCGATGTGGAGGCTTATTCCGGTATGTTAGAGACGGTTTTTACCAATGATGAAGGCGAGCCTGCAGTTCCTGTTTCGAAATTATCGGGCCGGAGTTATCATTCTTCAGAACACACGCTTAGTGAACTGCTGGAGCTTTTGTCGTCTACATTCAAAGCCAGTGCCTTACTCCAGCTGCTAAATCATGAACCCGTTAAAGATAAATTTTCTTTTTCAGATGCAGATTTAGAACTAATAGAAGAATGGGTGTTGGAGAATCGTATTTACCAAGGCGTTGGGAATGACTTTAATAACCGATATAGCTGGAAGAAGGGCGTAAATCAGCTATTATCAGGCTTTAGTATGGAGCCGGAAACTTTGAATGTATATCAGGAAATGGTGCCATATGGTCGTATTTCCTCATCGGATGATGCAATGCTTTCGGCCCGGCTTGCTCACTTTATACATTTATTGAGATCAGCCGCAGAAGAAATAGCCAATCAGAAAACCCCGGTTGAATGGATTGTATTTACCCGTCGGCTTATTGATGATTTTATCGGGGATGAAAACACCCAAAACTTTCAGGCTGGTACCTTGCGGAAGATGCTTGATAAACTGAAAGAACAGGCATCATTTACTACCTTTAGCCAAGAAGTTCCATTTACCTTAATGAAAGATTGGCTGGTTGGTCAAATATCTAATCATGACTCGTCCTCGGGACGATTTGGGCAGGGAGTTACCGTCAGCTCTTACATTCCATACCGCTCCGTACCTTTCCGCTTTATAGCTTTATTGGGGATGAATGAAAGTGTATTTCCGAGAAAAGCCATTCGTCCCGAATTTGACCTTATTTATGCTGATCCCAAGCCCGGAGATCGTATTCTGAAAGAGGATGACACCTATTTATTTCTGGAAACCATTCAGGCTGCCCGGGAACATCTTCATATTAGTTATCGGGGGCAAGACCAACACTCTGAGTCCACCCGGCTTCCGTCTATTTTGGTGCAGCAGCTGCTGGATGTATTCTTTGAGTCTCAGAAAGAAGGCATTATCAGGCATAGTTTGCACCCATTCAACAAACAATACTTTGTCGGAGACAATCCGAATTCATACTCGGATTTAAATCGACAGCTTTCAGAACGAATGCAAATGGGGAAGCGGGAAGGTCAACCGGTTTTTATCGATCAAAAACTTACTTCAATAGAAAAAGAACCTCCGGAACAAGCACACCTTTCCGACTTAATATCTTTTTTCAATAGTCCCTCTAAATATATATTGCAGAATCAATTAAGTCTTTCATCTTATAATGAATTCAAAGAAATATCAGACCGTGAGTCTTTCAAGTTAAACAGCTTAGAACGCTACAAGCTTGATCATTTACTCTTTGAAATGCTGCAAAAGAACGAGACGGTTGGCATGGTTAGGAAGTACGCCAGTGCTGCAGCCATGATTCCTGAGGCTTTGGAAGGAGAAAAAGTCTTTAACCGTGAAAAGGAAAGCGTTGCAGATTTGTTGAAGCATCTGAAATCCTATACAGAGGCGGATGAACGCACAGAAGAAATCTCTATTGAGATAGCCGGAATTCAATTATATGGCCCTATTCATGGATTGTATGGCGATTTATTGGTTTCCTACCGGGTGGGGCAGCGCAGGGCCGAACATGAGGTGGAACACTGGCTGAAGCATCTCGTGCTGCTTCAAAGTGGTTACAACCTGAATAGAAGCCTGTACTTATCAAAGGATGGAGCCGATATAGAAATACTTGAAATCCGGTCATCTGATATACAATCGAACCCGCTTTCTGAGTATGTGAAGCTCTTATCTGCCAAAATTCCGATTCTACATAAAGCTGCTTTCTTTCCGCAATCCTCAAAAGCTTATGCAAAAGCTATCTTAGATGGGAAAGATACGGAAGAGGCTGTTAAAAAAGCCCGGGCAAAATGGGAGGTTAATCCCCATAAATCATATGCTGAGGAAGCTGACTATTACAATTCGTTGCTTTGGCGGGGATATGATCCTATTGAGTCGGAAGTTTTTAAAGAAAACGCCCTAAAGTTCTGGGAGCCATTCTTGCAAGCCCAACGCGAGGAGGAGGAATGA
- a CDS encoding ParA family protein, which translates to MKTIALTNQKGGVGKTTTTINLGAGLAKLGKKVLLIDLDPQANLTYSLRTHSHRLEKTIYHALRGGANVDDIIIEHNGFDFIPSSLELSGAELELASEPARESLLKDVMKQLEEDYDYDYVLIDCPPNLGLLTLNAFTAVKDIFIVLQSEYLALHGLSKLLDLVKVVQQRLNNQLEVGGIICTLYDSRKNLNKEVVGHIKDYFGPKVFKTIIRDNVALAEAPSHHKTIFEYDGNSAGAQDYFALAKEIKNGQ; encoded by the coding sequence ATGAAAACAATCGCATTAACAAATCAGAAGGGCGGAGTTGGTAAAACAACCACAACGATTAATCTTGGGGCAGGACTCGCGAAACTTGGCAAAAAAGTACTTCTCATAGATCTCGACCCTCAGGCAAATTTAACCTATTCCTTAAGAACCCATTCCCACCGGCTTGAAAAAACCATATACCATGCGTTACGTGGGGGAGCCAATGTTGACGATATCATCATTGAACATAATGGATTTGATTTCATCCCATCATCGCTGGAGCTTTCCGGTGCAGAGCTGGAATTAGCCAGTGAACCGGCCAGGGAAAGTTTACTTAAAGATGTGATGAAGCAGCTTGAGGAAGATTATGATTACGACTATGTATTGATTGACTGTCCGCCAAACTTAGGGTTGCTTACCCTGAATGCTTTTACCGCAGTTAAAGATATTTTTATTGTGCTACAGTCAGAATATCTGGCATTGCACGGCTTATCCAAGTTGCTTGATTTGGTGAAAGTTGTACAGCAACGATTAAACAATCAGCTTGAGGTTGGGGGTATAATCTGCACATTGTATGATAGTCGGAAAAACCTGAATAAAGAGGTTGTTGGACACATTAAGGACTATTTCGGCCCCAAAGTTTTTAAGACTATCATTCGTGACAACGTGGCCCTGGCAGAGGCGCCAAGTCACCACAAAACGATATTTGAATACGATGGTAACAGTGCAGGGGCACAAGATTACTTTGCATTAGCCAAAGAAATAAAAAACGGCCAATAA
- a CDS encoding acyl-CoA thioesterase has translation MRFFSRKLIKPQDLNAHGTLFGGSVLSWVDEEAAIYVLCQLGKSNIVTKYMSEINFVNSAKLGEVIEIGMETVKFGRTSITVKCVVRNKFSKETIISIDKIVFVHLDEFGKPSPHHIEEPVNE, from the coding sequence ATGAGATTTTTTAGCCGAAAGTTGATCAAACCCCAGGACCTGAACGCACATGGAACCCTTTTTGGAGGCTCCGTTTTAAGCTGGGTGGATGAAGAAGCCGCCATCTATGTGCTGTGCCAGCTGGGTAAAAGTAATATTGTGACCAAGTACATGTCTGAAATCAACTTTGTTAACTCCGCAAAGCTGGGGGAAGTTATTGAGATTGGCATGGAAACTGTTAAATTCGGGCGAACTTCTATTACAGTTAAATGTGTGGTGCGAAATAAATTCAGCAAAGAAACCATTATCAGCATTGATAAAATTGTGTTTGTTCATCTTGATGAATTTGGGAAACCTTCGCCCCACCATATCGAAGAACCTGTTAACGAATAA
- a CDS encoding taurine dioxygenase — protein sequence MSSNKKLVDFSGLSDMLYGEEKYIKEFAEAAISSFSEFSENYKKFLLARDETNFRKAGHKIKPVTQMLGLEQILEEYEHAKTLIWDEKPQNELETSADKVQQICSEVIKELEEET from the coding sequence TTGAGTAGCAATAAAAAATTAGTTGATTTTTCGGGCCTGTCTGATATGCTCTATGGGGAGGAAAAGTATATCAAGGAATTTGCAGAAGCCGCCATTTCTTCCTTCAGCGAGTTTTCAGAGAACTATAAAAAGTTTTTACTGGCACGGGATGAAACCAATTTTAGAAAAGCGGGACACAAAATTAAGCCGGTAACTCAAATGCTTGGTCTCGAACAAATACTTGAGGAATATGAGCATGCAAAAACACTCATCTGGGATGAAAAACCCCAGAACGAATTAGAAACTTCTGCTGATAAAGTTCAGCAAATCTGCTCGGAAGTCATTAAAGAATTAGAAGAAGAAACTTAG
- the galE gene encoding UDP-glucose 4-epimerase GalE, which yields MNVLVTGGAGYIGSHTVLELLNEGHQVIVVDNLSNSSEEALKRVQKITGKQLTFYKEDLLNKNALDQIFSDHEIDSVIHFAGYKAVGESVEKPLMYYDNNITSTLYLCELMKKHGVKSIVFSSSATVYGDPHEVPITEDFPLSATNPYGRTKLFIEYILKDLHVADESWNIALLRYFNPVGAHKSGLIGEDPNDIPNNLMPFVSQVAVGKLEQLSVFGDDYPTPDGTGVRDYIHVVDLAIGHLKALEKLTSDPGLVIYNLGTGKGTSVLEMVEAFEKASGKEVPYKITPRRPGDIAACYADPSKAEDELGWTAERGIEEMCIDAWKWQSENPNGYK from the coding sequence ATGAATGTATTGGTAACAGGGGGAGCCGGCTATATCGGAAGTCACACGGTACTGGAATTGTTAAATGAGGGACACCAGGTCATCGTGGTTGACAATCTTTCAAACAGCAGCGAAGAAGCTCTTAAAAGAGTACAGAAAATTACGGGGAAACAACTCACGTTCTACAAAGAAGATCTTCTGAACAAAAACGCTCTGGATCAGATTTTCTCAGACCATGAGATAGACTCAGTCATTCACTTTGCAGGATATAAAGCCGTTGGTGAATCTGTAGAGAAGCCGCTGATGTATTATGACAATAACATTACCAGCACCCTCTATTTGTGCGAACTGATGAAAAAGCATGGCGTCAAAAGTATTGTCTTCTCTTCTTCTGCCACGGTTTATGGGGATCCGCATGAAGTCCCTATTACCGAAGACTTCCCTCTTTCGGCAACCAACCCCTACGGGCGCACCAAATTATTTATTGAATACATTCTCAAAGATCTTCACGTTGCTGATGAGTCATGGAACATTGCCCTTCTTCGTTATTTTAACCCGGTAGGAGCGCACAAAAGCGGTTTAATCGGAGAAGACCCTAACGATATTCCCAACAACCTGATGCCTTTTGTGTCTCAGGTTGCGGTAGGCAAATTAGAGCAGCTTTCTGTTTTCGGTGATGATTACCCTACTCCGGACGGAACGGGTGTTCGGGATTACATCCACGTAGTAGATTTGGCCATCGGTCATTTAAAAGCCCTGGAAAAACTCACTTCTGATCCCGGCCTGGTTATTTATAACCTTGGCACCGGGAAAGGAACCAGTGTTTTAGAAATGGTAGAAGCCTTTGAAAAAGCATCCGGCAAGGAAGTTCCCTATAAAATCACCCCACGCCGGCCCGGCGATATCGCTGCTTGCTATGCCGATCCTTCCAAAGCCGAGGATGAACTTGGCTGGACAGCTGAACGAGGAATTGAAGAAATGTGCATAGATGCCTGGAAATGGCAATCAGAAAATCCCAACGGCTACAAATAA
- a CDS encoding cold-shock protein, with protein sequence MSEKQKGTVKWFHNTKGYGFISTETGEDAFVHYSEIQADGFKKLRRGEEVEFVLDEGDKGLHAKEVVSLNPVEDQVE encoded by the coding sequence ATGTCAGAAAAGCAAAAGGGTACGGTAAAGTGGTTCCACAATACCAAAGGTTATGGGTTCATCAGTACGGAAACCGGGGAAGATGCATTTGTTCATTATTCAGAAATTCAAGCTGATGGGTTTAAGAAATTACGACGTGGTGAAGAAGTAGAATTTGTTTTAGATGAAGGCGATAAAGGGTTGCACGCCAAAGAAGTAGTATCCTTAAATCCTGTTGAAGATCAGGTGGAATAA
- a CDS encoding acyloxyacyl hydrolase: MKFAIKLLFPALFLFFCSAAQTSVAQTTNPEYKRATFTLWAGYSFNSVRFLGKTENSQTQIFGIGLQRPLKEYPPQKAIWYTADLIPYIHFNYPKRDENNRMTSRSGFGLSPVGFTLMDNSQKRLTPYIRTTGGMIFMERNFPTDGARKLNFTFDITLGANLRFNTFAMISFGYKFHHISNAETGNENPGLDSNFLFLKFSIQ; encoded by the coding sequence TTGAAGTTCGCGATTAAATTACTTTTTCCTGCCTTATTTTTATTCTTTTGTTCAGCAGCACAAACCAGTGTTGCACAAACCACAAATCCCGAATACAAAAGAGCAACCTTTACCCTTTGGGCAGGCTATTCATTTAATTCTGTTCGCTTTTTGGGGAAAACAGAAAACTCGCAAACACAGATTTTCGGTATAGGTCTGCAAAGGCCTTTGAAAGAGTATCCTCCACAAAAAGCCATTTGGTACACGGCTGACCTGATTCCATACATTCATTTCAATTATCCCAAAAGAGATGAAAATAATCGCATGACCTCTCGAAGTGGATTTGGGTTATCCCCTGTAGGTTTTACCCTTATGGACAATTCTCAAAAACGCCTTACTCCTTATATCCGAACCACCGGTGGCATGATATTTATGGAACGTAATTTCCCAACTGACGGTGCAAGAAAGCTGAATTTCACCTTTGATATTACACTGGGTGCAAATTTAAGATTCAATACTTTTGCAATGATATCCTTTGGTTATAAATTTCATCATATTTCGAATGCTGAAACAGGCAACGAAAATCCGGGGCTGGACTCTAATTTTCTGTTTTTAAAATTTTCAATTCAATAG
- a CDS encoding peptidylprolyl isomerase, with the protein MSLKATIKTSKGTINVNLFSERAPRTVANFVNLASRGFYDNLKFHRVINDFMIQGGCPNGDGRGGPGYRFEDEFHEELTHDEPGKLSMANAGPDTNGSQFFITHVATPWLDGKHAVFGEVKSEGDQDVVDAISSGDQIESIDIEGEYEELLRKIDEVQYWNESLDEQFENLRPATV; encoded by the coding sequence ATGTCGCTGAAAGCAACCATCAAAACGAGCAAAGGAACTATAAACGTTAATCTATTTTCTGAGAGGGCTCCAAGAACGGTGGCTAATTTCGTGAATCTTGCCTCCCGTGGTTTTTATGACAACCTGAAATTTCATCGGGTGATTAATGACTTTATGATTCAAGGTGGATGCCCCAATGGTGATGGTCGTGGTGGACCGGGATACCGTTTTGAGGATGAGTTTCATGAAGAGCTAACCCATGATGAACCCGGTAAACTCTCCATGGCCAATGCCGGCCCTGACACCAATGGAAGCCAATTCTTCATTACACATGTCGCTACCCCATGGCTGGATGGAAAGCATGCTGTTTTTGGTGAAGTTAAATCAGAAGGAGATCAGGACGTAGTTGATGCTATTTCATCCGGAGATCAGATTGAATCGATTGATATTGAGGGCGAATATGAAGAGTTGCTCAGAAAAATCGATGAAGTGCAGTATTGGAATGAAAGCCTGGACGAACAATTTGAGAATCTTAGACCGGCCACCGTTTAA